One window of the Nicotiana tabacum cultivar K326 chromosome 4, ASM71507v2, whole genome shotgun sequence genome contains the following:
- the LOC107771813 gene encoding autophagy-related protein 16, which yields MSYEEVAVGAIRDALKALRKRHLVEEGAHAPAFLALTRPLVLQGSEWKEKAENLEVELQQCYKAQARLSEQLVVEVAESRASKSLVQEKESIITDLQIELNQSRDECSRLTEILTEKTKALELLMGEHQDLKAQLEAMTLRANNAEAENKTLVDRWMLQKMQDAERLNEANALYEDMLDKVKATSIEKLARQQVDGVVRQSEDGADFYAESSLPSICKQRIPAHDGGCAAILFEYNSSKLISSGQDRAIKMWDTTSGSLSNSLYGSLGSVLDLSITHDNKLIIAASSSNNLYVWDANSGRIRHTLTGHIDKVCAVDVSKFSSRYVVSAAYDRTIKVWDLQKGYCTNTIIFHSNCNSLSFSMDGLTICSGHVDGSLRLWDIQTGKLLSEVAAHSQAITSVSVSRNGNVILTSGRDNVHNLFDIRTLEICGTFRANENRVASNWSRSCISPDDSYVAAGSVDGSVHIWSVSNARMVSTLKEHTAPVLCCSWSGLGKPLATSDKSGIICIWS from the exons GGTTCAGAGTGGAAAGAGAAAGCTGAAAATCTTGAAGTGGAACTTCAGCAATGTTACAAAGCTCAAGCACGACTGTCGGAGCAGCTTGTGGTGGAAGTAGCTGAATCTAGAGCATCAAAATCTTTAGTTCAAGAGAAGGAAAGTATCATTACTGACCTTCAGATCGAGCTAAACCAATCAAG GGATGAATGTTCTCGTTTAACTGAAATTCTCACTGAAAAGACTAAAGCTTTGGAGTTGCTTATGGGTGAGCACCAGGACCTTAAAGCACAACTTGAAGCAATGACTCTGAGAGCAAACAATGCTGAGGCAGAAAATAAAACGCTGGTTGATCGCTGGATGCTGCAGAAGATGCAGGATGCGGAGCGCCTTAACGAG GCTAATGCTCTCTATGAAGATATGCTGGATAAGGTCAAGGCCACCAGTATAGAGAAACTTGCTCGTCAACAAGTAGATGGTGTGGTCCGCCAAAGTGAAGATGGTGCAGACTTTTATGCGGAGTCTTCCCTTCCTAGTATATGCAAGCAAAGAATCCCCGCCCATGATGGTGGATGTGCCGCGATTCTTTTTGAGTACAACTCCAGTAAATTGATAAGCAGTGGGCAGGACAGGGCAATTAAAATGTGGGATACTACAAGTGGATCATTAAGCAACAGTCTTTATGGTTCCCTGGGTTCTGTCCTTGATCTTTCCATTACACATGATAACAAACTCATCATAGCAGCAAGTAGTTCAAATAACTTGTATGTGTGGGATGCAAATTCAGGCAGGATACGACATACTCTTACTGGGCATATAGACAAAGTTTGTGCTGTAGATGTGAGCAAATTTTCAAGTCGCTATGTGGTGAGTGCTGCATATGATCGTACCATAAAAGTTTGGGATCTGCAGAAGGGTTACTGTACTAACACTATTATCTTCCACAGTAACTGTAACAGCCTTTCGTTTAGCATGGATGGCCTGACCATTTGTTCCGGTCATGTAGATGGGAGTCTTAGATTATGGGATATTCAGACAGGGAAGCTTCTGAGTGAAGTTGCTGCACATTCACAGGCTATTACATCAGTTTCAGTCTCTCGAAATGGAAATGTAATATTAACCAGCGGGAGAGACAACGTGCACAATCTCTTTGATATTCGTACCCTTGAAATTTGTGGCACTTTCAGAGCGAATGAGAACCGAGTTGCATCTAATTGGAGTCGATCCTGTATCAGTCCAGATGATAGTTATGTTGCTGCTGGTTCTGTTGATGGATCTGTTCATATTTGGTCAGTATCAAACGCTAGAATGGTAAGCACTTTGAAAGAACACACAGCCCCTGTTCTATGTTGTTCATGGAGTGGTCTTGGTAAACCTCTGGCTACCTCGGATAAGAGTGGAATCATATGTATTTGGTCATAG
- the LOC107771814 gene encoding vignain-like precursor, which translates to MKKLLLLLFALALVLRLGESFDFHEKELETEEKLWELYERWRSHHTVSRSLDEKDKRFNVFKANVHYVHNFNKKDKPYKLKLNKFADMTNHEFRHHYAGSKIKHHRTFLGASRANGTFMYAHEDSVPPTVDWRKKGAVTPVKDQGKCGSCWAFSTVVAVEGINQIKTNELVSLSEQELVDCDTSQNQGCNGGLMDMAFEFIKKKGGINTEENYPYMAEGGECDIQKRNSPVVSIDGHEDVPPNDEGSLLKAVANQPVSVAIQASGSDFQFYSEGVFTGDCGTELDHGVAIVGYGTTLDRTKYWIVKNSWGPEWGEKGYIRMQREIDAEEGLCGIAMQPSYPIKTSSSNPTGSPATAPKDEL; encoded by the exons atgaagaaattaTTACTACTTCTTTTCGCTTTAGCTTTGGTACTTAGGCTTGGTGAGAGTTTCGATTTCCACGAAAAGGAGTTAGAGACTGAGGAAAAATTGTGGGAGTTGTATGAGAGATGGAGAAGCCATCACACTGTATCGAGGAGCCTTGACGAGAAAGACAAGAGGTTCAATGTGTTCAAGGCTAATGTACACTATGTTCACAACTTCAACAAGAAGGATAAGCCTTATAAGTTGAAACTGAACAAGTTTGCAGACATGACTAACCATGAATTCAGACACCATTATGCTGGTTCCAAGATTAAGCACCACCGTACTTTTCTAGGAGCTTCACGAGCAAATGGAACTTTCATGTATGCTCACGAGGATAGTGTCCCTCCCACTGTTGACTGGAGGAAGAAGGGTGCTGTTACTCCTGTCAAAGACCAAGGCAAATGTG GAAGTTGCTGGGCATTTTCAACTGTGGTCGCAGTAGAGGGGATAAACCAAATCAAAACAAATGAGTTAGTATCTTTATCAGAACAAGAACTTGTCGACTGTGACACTAGTCAAAACCAAGGATGCAATGGAGGGTTGATGGACATGGCATTTGAGTTCATTAAGAAGAAGGGAGGCATCAATACTGAGGAGAACTATCCATACATGGCTGAAGGTGGCGAGTGTGATATTCAAAAG AGGAATTCTCCTGTGGTATCAATTGACGGACATGAGGATGTTCCTCCTAATGATGAGGGTTCCCTACTTAAAGCAGTAGCCAACCAGCCTGTTTCTGTAGCTATACAAGCTTCAGGTTCTGACTTCCAGTTCTACTCTGAG GGTGTATTCACTGGAGACTGTGGTACTGAGTTGGACCACGGGGTGGCAATTGTGGGCTATGGCACAACCCTTGACAGAACCAAATACTGGATTGTGAAGAACTCGTGGGGACCTGAATGGGGAGAAAAAGGATACATTAGGATGCAACGCGAAATTGATGCTGAGGAGGGGTTGTGTGGTATAGCAATGCAACCATCTTACCCCATCAAGACTTCATCAAGCAATCCTACAGGGTCTCCTGCAACGGCACCTAAGGATGAACTCTAA